The following are from one region of the Vibrio parahaemolyticus genome:
- a CDS encoding alkene reductase, whose amino-acid sequence MKQRTNKLFEPAQLKALSLQNRIVMAPMTRARTTQPGNIPNEMMATYYQQRASAGLIISEATQISDDSQGYSFTPGVYTDAQVAGWQGVTQAVKLQGAAMFCQLWHVGRVSHPTFQNGEQPIAPSALAPVETQVWIADEQGNGNMVDCVEPRAMTQADINRVVGDFANAAKRAIESGFDGVEIHGGNGYLIDQFLRTNSNHRTDNYGGSRENRIRFLIEVVDAVIAAVGAHRVGVRLAPFITFKDMDCPDIVPTILEASKQLQERDIAYLHLSEADWADAPTIPETFRIELRKRFRNAIIVAGRYDPQRANEVLEKGYADLVAFGRPFVANPDLVSRLQHHHPLAELDGSTLFGGNERGYTDYPALQQECAEQA is encoded by the coding sequence ATGAAACAAAGAACAAATAAGCTGTTTGAACCAGCTCAACTGAAAGCGTTGTCACTACAAAACCGTATTGTCATGGCACCAATGACTCGCGCACGCACCACTCAGCCGGGCAACATCCCGAATGAGATGATGGCAACGTATTATCAACAGCGCGCTTCTGCCGGGCTGATCATTTCCGAAGCCACACAAATTTCGGACGATTCTCAAGGCTATTCGTTCACACCAGGCGTTTACACCGATGCGCAAGTGGCGGGCTGGCAAGGTGTGACCCAAGCGGTCAAATTACAAGGCGCAGCGATGTTTTGTCAGCTATGGCATGTGGGCAGAGTGTCTCACCCAACATTCCAAAATGGTGAACAGCCTATCGCACCATCTGCGCTCGCTCCGGTAGAGACGCAAGTTTGGATTGCGGATGAACAAGGCAACGGCAATATGGTCGATTGTGTTGAGCCACGCGCAATGACACAAGCGGATATCAACCGAGTTGTCGGTGATTTCGCGAACGCAGCCAAACGCGCCATTGAATCGGGTTTTGATGGTGTAGAAATCCACGGCGGGAATGGGTATCTGATAGACCAGTTCTTAAGAACCAATTCAAACCATCGAACAGACAACTACGGCGGTTCACGAGAAAATCGTATCCGTTTTCTTATCGAAGTAGTGGATGCAGTTATCGCCGCTGTTGGTGCGCATCGAGTTGGAGTGAGATTGGCACCATTCATTACGTTTAAAGATATGGACTGCCCAGATATCGTGCCAACGATCCTAGAGGCATCAAAACAGCTACAGGAGCGCGACATTGCCTACTTGCACTTGTCCGAGGCCGATTGGGCCGATGCACCAACGATTCCCGAGACGTTTCGAATCGAACTTAGAAAGCGCTTTCGCAACGCTATCATTGTCGCAGGTCGCTACGATCCTCAACGAGCAAACGAAGTGTTAGAGAAAGGCTACGCGGATCTTGTCGCATTCGGACGACCATTCGTAGCAAACCCAGACTTAGTCTCTCGCTTGCAACATCACCATCCGTTGGCAGAACTCGATGGCTCAACGTTGTTTGGCGGAAACGAACGAGGCTACACCGATTACCCTGCTCTG
- the grxB gene encoding glutaredoxin 2 — protein MKLYIYEHCPFSARVRFVAGMLNIQLDVINIAYDDENTTTNIIGAKQVPLLIKDDGEAMAESLDIINYFLELASSSENSQPSTLVLDWQKQAFLPLQKVGYPRWSNMTLPEFATETAKQAWRAKKETEALNFEALINDTPAIAKEVAALIEQTKPLLNLSSEKQTSLVDQAIMFSILRGFFSAPEVQWDPAVLHWMATARKATNVPVLI, from the coding sequence ATGAAACTGTACATTTATGAACATTGCCCCTTTAGCGCCCGCGTCCGTTTTGTTGCAGGCATGCTGAATATTCAGCTCGACGTCATCAACATTGCTTATGACGACGAGAACACCACCACAAACATCATCGGCGCAAAACAAGTTCCTCTTTTGATCAAAGACGATGGTGAAGCCATGGCGGAAAGCTTAGACATCATCAACTACTTCCTTGAATTGGCATCTTCCAGCGAAAACAGCCAACCCTCAACACTGGTTTTAGACTGGCAAAAACAAGCGTTTTTACCACTACAAAAAGTCGGGTATCCGCGTTGGTCAAACATGACGTTACCGGAATTTGCAACAGAAACCGCTAAACAAGCATGGCGTGCAAAAAAAGAAACCGAAGCGTTAAATTTTGAAGCTTTGATTAACGATACACCTGCGATTGCGAAAGAAGTCGCCGCTTTGATAGAACAAACTAAACCCTTGCTCAACCTAAGTTCAGAAAAGCAAACGTCACTGGTTGATCAGGCCATTATGTTCTCCATTCTACGCGGCTTTTTCAGTGCGCCCGAAGTGCAATGGGATCCAGCCGTACTTCACTGGATGGCAACCGCTCGTAAAGCGACCAACGTGCCAGTACTTATCTAA